The window TCGTTGCTTCGGCGTCAGTTCCTGCTGCGCGGCGGCACTGTCACGCGGACGCCGTCGGGTATCGACCAGACCTGCCCGCCCTCGCCGCCGTCGAGAAGCAGCCATTTCCCGTCCTCCGTGAAGTGCGGCTCTACCCCGAAGTACCTCAACTGATGGTCCCCGTTCAGCGGCGGTCGCTCAGGCAGCGCCCAGACCCGCTGCTCGCGCCGGCTGGCCACGTCCCACAGCGTCAACCTGTTGTCCGGAATGACCAGCGCCACCCGGCTTCCGGCCCGGTCCACCGCGCCGGTGTCCGCCCCACATCCGCACGGCACCCAGGTGAGTTGCTGGCTCTCCACCGCCCAGTGCAGGAACCCGTCGCTGCCTGCGGCAACGGCCTGCCTTCCCTGGTCGAAAACGGCGAGCGATCCCGAGTACCAGTAGGAGCCTGGGTCGTTGGACACCTCTATCTGCGGCGGCACCGGCGAGGCGACCCACTTCCCCGTCGCGATGTCGATCACCACGAGGCGACCGTTGCGGACCTTCTGGTAATGCTCCCGGCCGACGAGGTGAGTGCTGTCCGCCGAGAAGCGGATGCTCTCCAGGGGTGGCGTGAA is drawn from Micromonospora sp. NBC_01740 and contains these coding sequences:
- a CDS encoding WD40 repeat domain-containing protein, whose amino-acid sequence is MRLLAGFVALACLAACQSAPEVATSDGSDPIVTTSAAPTSITLPAETFELSWRQLDQHLSRDGRFAAKHVDEWVVVTRDGKEFGRFGTAVDRIIGMDFSPDGHYLAVAHPDTVIAYDLTTKRPKALFTPPLESIRFSADSTHLVGREHYQKVRNGRLVVIDIATGKWVASPVPPQIEVSNDPGSYWYSGSLAVFDQGRQAVAAGSDGFLHWAVESQQLTWVPCGCGADTGAVDRAGSRVALVIPDNRLTLWDVASRREQRVWALPERPPLNGDHQLRYFGVEPHFTEDGKWLLLDGGEGGQVWSIPDGVRVTVPPRSRN